A region from the Lolium perenne isolate Kyuss_39 chromosome 4, Kyuss_2.0, whole genome shotgun sequence genome encodes:
- the LOC139830429 gene encoding uncharacterized protein yields the protein MASSELCEVLSREGQPGTAPMKMLFSGYRASLKTKAAETLAQLATLEDAEKTVEERRTFLYNQVVTSYHKAKIERAGLARELEAVKVEAAKVPQLESDLRAARAQCAESEEAGRSAAGKLKLAEQELTRLRLLEKNHITELNSLRTAEKEKLDHPLV from the exons ATGGCATCGAGCGAACTCTGCGAGGtactcagccgggaggggcagcctggcacggcgcccatgaagatgcttttctccggctatcgggccagcctcaagaccaaggccgccgagacccttgcccagctggcgacgctggaggatgctgagaag acggttgaggagcggcgcaccttcttgtacaaccaggtggtgaccagctaccacaaggctaagatcgagcgagccggcttggctcgcgagctggaggctgtcaagg ttgaggccgccaaggtcccgcagctggagtcggatctccgagccgctcgcgcgcagtgcgccgagagcgaggaggcgggccgatctgccgcaggcaagctcaagctggctgagcaggagctgacacggctgcgcctgctggagaagaaccacatcaccgagctcaactctctcaggacggcggagaaggagaag